Proteins encoded together in one Paracidovorax wautersii window:
- a CDS encoding mechanosensitive ion channel family protein → MIDLDPLQLSPWLATALAALIAVTAAALLHRIAVVVALRATRSTPLLHAIVRSCIPVMRVFLPLVALQLVWQAAANEQRYIDSVRHLNGLAVIACATWLLMRAIRGLANGVIARHPADVEDNLQARRIATQARVLARTAMTGVFMAGLSLMLMTFPGARQVGASLLASAGVVGLVAGIAARPVFSNMIAGLQIALAQPIRIDDVLIIEGEWGRVEEITGTYVVLRIWDERRLIIPLQWFIENPFQNWTRTSSEILGTVFLYADYRLPLDPLRAELDRILETAPEWDKRVKVLQLTDVTERTIQIRVLVSARSSGLAFDLRCRVREGLVTYIQREFPDCLPQVRAPADAVPRSDAALPPAQKP, encoded by the coding sequence ATGATCGATCTAGACCCCCTGCAACTGTCTCCCTGGCTGGCCACCGCCCTGGCGGCGCTGATCGCCGTCACCGCAGCCGCGCTCTTGCATCGCATCGCCGTCGTGGTGGCGCTGCGGGCCACGCGCTCCACGCCGCTGCTGCACGCCATCGTGCGGTCCTGCATACCGGTCATGCGCGTGTTTCTGCCCCTGGTCGCCCTGCAGCTGGTGTGGCAGGCCGCCGCGAACGAGCAGCGCTACATCGACAGCGTGCGCCACCTCAATGGCCTGGCCGTGATCGCCTGCGCCACCTGGCTGCTGATGCGGGCCATCCGCGGGCTGGCCAACGGGGTGATCGCGCGGCACCCCGCCGATGTGGAAGACAACCTGCAGGCCCGCCGCATCGCCACGCAGGCCCGGGTCCTGGCCCGCACGGCCATGACGGGCGTGTTCATGGCCGGCCTGTCGCTCATGCTCATGACGTTTCCCGGCGCACGGCAGGTGGGCGCCAGCCTGCTGGCGTCGGCCGGCGTGGTCGGCCTGGTGGCCGGCATCGCGGCGCGGCCGGTGTTCAGCAACATGATCGCCGGGCTGCAGATCGCGCTGGCCCAGCCCATCCGCATCGACGACGTGCTCATCATCGAAGGCGAATGGGGCCGCGTGGAAGAGATCACCGGCACCTATGTGGTGCTGCGCATCTGGGACGAGCGCCGCCTGATCATTCCGCTGCAGTGGTTCATCGAGAACCCGTTCCAGAACTGGACGCGCACCAGCTCCGAGATCCTGGGCACGGTTTTTTTGTATGCCGACTACCGGCTGCCGCTGGACCCGCTGCGCGCCGAGCTGGACCGCATCCTGGAGACCGCGCCCGAATGGGACAAGCGCGTGAAGGTGCTGCAGCTCACCGACGTGACCGAGCGCACCATCCAGATCCGGGTGCTGGTCTCGGCCCGCTCGTCGGGCCTCGCCTTCGACCTGCGTTGCCGCGTGCGGGAGGGCCTGGTCACCTACATCCAGCGCGAATTTCCCGATTGCCTGCCCCAGGTGCGCGCCCCGGCCGACGCCGTGCCCCGCAGCGATGCCGCCCTGCCCCCGGCCCAGAAGCCCTGA
- a CDS encoding gamma-glutamyltransferase family protein has product MTQNLSRARWAAIAAAVVLTACASGPHFDYTVPDQPEGSSGYTEKPGWATKRFAVAAANHLATDAGYQVLKAGGTAVDAAIAVQMVLTLVEPQSSGIGGGAFLLHAAGSKVEAYDGRETAPRGATENLFLQADGKPMAFHDAVVGGRSVGVPGTVRMLEQAHKEHGKLAWSALMQPAIQLAENGFKVSARLHTLLASEKYLKQDPAARAYFYDAAGQPWPVGHVLKNPELADVLRGIARRGSKALLEGDVAEAIVAKVQRHPTNPGTLTLADLAGYQPKKRDALCSDYQLGAKDFQLCGFPPPSSGAIAVAQILGILKNTDATALPLQEGPGGAQDPLGQVPSADWLYLYNEAARLAFADRALYVADPDFVQPPAGSWKSLVDPAYLAKRAKLIGPQSMKTGQPGTPRGAQRMAYAPMPEQPEYGTSHISIVDGQGNAVAMTTTIEDQFGSRQMVKGFLLNNELTDFSLAPRDASGQPIANRVEPGKRPRSSMAPTLVFDKATGELLMSGGSPGGAMIIHYTAKTLYGIFHWGLTPQQAINLPNFGTLGGPTLLEEKRFTSATVESLRQRGAEVREMNMTSGLQALTRAHIHGEPMWLGGADPRREGVVMGD; this is encoded by the coding sequence ATGACCCAGAACCTCTCCCGCGCACGCTGGGCCGCCATCGCGGCGGCCGTGGTGCTCACGGCCTGCGCCAGCGGACCGCATTTCGACTACACGGTGCCGGACCAGCCCGAAGGCTCGTCCGGCTACACGGAGAAGCCGGGCTGGGCGACCAAGCGCTTCGCCGTGGCGGCCGCCAACCACCTGGCCACCGACGCCGGCTACCAGGTGCTCAAGGCGGGCGGCACGGCGGTGGACGCCGCCATCGCGGTGCAGATGGTGCTGACGCTGGTGGAGCCGCAGTCCAGCGGCATCGGCGGCGGGGCCTTCCTGCTGCATGCGGCGGGCAGCAAGGTGGAGGCCTACGACGGCCGCGAGACGGCTCCGCGCGGCGCCACCGAGAACCTCTTCCTCCAGGCCGACGGCAAGCCCATGGCCTTCCACGATGCCGTGGTGGGCGGCCGTTCAGTGGGCGTGCCCGGCACGGTGCGCATGCTGGAGCAGGCCCACAAGGAGCACGGCAAGCTGGCCTGGTCGGCCCTGATGCAGCCCGCCATCCAGCTGGCCGAGAACGGCTTCAAGGTGAGCGCCCGGCTGCACACCCTGCTGGCCAGCGAGAAGTACCTGAAGCAGGACCCGGCCGCCCGCGCCTACTTCTACGACGCCGCCGGCCAGCCCTGGCCCGTGGGCCACGTGCTGAAGAACCCCGAGCTGGCCGACGTGCTCCGGGGCATTGCCCGCCGCGGCTCCAAGGCGCTGCTGGAGGGCGACGTGGCCGAGGCCATCGTCGCCAAGGTGCAGCGCCATCCCACCAACCCCGGCACGCTCACGCTGGCCGACCTGGCCGGCTACCAGCCCAAGAAGCGCGACGCGCTGTGCTCCGACTACCAGCTGGGCGCCAAGGACTTTCAGCTGTGCGGCTTTCCGCCGCCCAGCTCCGGGGCCATCGCCGTGGCGCAGATCCTCGGCATCCTGAAGAACACCGACGCCACCGCGCTGCCGCTGCAGGAAGGCCCCGGCGGCGCGCAGGACCCGCTGGGCCAGGTGCCGAGCGCCGATTGGCTCTATCTGTACAACGAGGCGGCCCGCCTGGCCTTTGCCGACCGCGCCCTGTACGTGGCCGACCCGGACTTCGTACAGCCGCCCGCCGGCAGCTGGAAGAGTCTGGTGGACCCGGCCTACCTCGCCAAGCGCGCCAAGCTCATCGGCCCCCAGAGCATGAAGACCGGCCAGCCCGGCACGCCCCGCGGCGCCCAGCGCATGGCCTACGCGCCCATGCCGGAGCAGCCGGAGTACGGCACCAGCCACATCAGCATCGTGGACGGCCAGGGCAACGCGGTCGCCATGACGACCACCATCGAGGACCAGTTCGGCTCGCGCCAGATGGTCAAGGGCTTTCTGCTCAACAACGAGCTGACCGATTTCAGCCTCGCCCCGCGCGACGCCAGCGGCCAGCCCATCGCCAACCGGGTCGAGCCCGGCAAGCGCCCGCGCTCGTCCATGGCACCCACGCTGGTGTTCGACAAGGCCACGGGCGAGCTGCTGATGAGCGGCGGCAGCCCCGGCGGCGCGATGATCATCCACTACACCGCCAAGACGCTGTACGGCATCTTCCACTGGGGCCTGACGCCCCAGCAGGCCATCAACCTGCCCAACTTCGGCACGCTGGGCGGCCCGACGCTGCTGGAGGAAAAGCGCTTCACCTCGGCCACGGTCGAATCCCTGCGCCAGCGCGGCGCCGAGGTGCGCGAGATGAACATGACCAGCGGCCTGCAGGCCCTTACCCGCGCCCACATCCACGGCGAGCCCATGTGGCTGGGCGGCGCCGACCCGCGCCGCGAAGGCGTGGTGATGGGGGACTGA
- a CDS encoding cupin domain-containing protein — protein sequence MKKKRPHHPVAATACALLLALSAVPAAADVFTKEQLIKANKESAGGGKGTLVGEYAFTRDKALKDHAIKEISWLTLAPGDSIGYHKHTTNEDTYIIVSGRGSFKDKDGAEVPVKAGDVTIVRKGEAHGLTNTGTEPLVFVDVIAEQ from the coding sequence ATGAAGAAAAAGCGACCCCACCACCCCGTTGCCGCCACGGCTTGCGCCCTGCTGCTGGCGCTGTCCGCCGTGCCCGCCGCGGCCGATGTGTTCACCAAGGAGCAGCTCATCAAGGCCAACAAGGAGTCGGCCGGCGGCGGCAAGGGCACCTTGGTGGGCGAGTACGCCTTCACCCGCGACAAGGCGCTGAAGGACCATGCCATCAAGGAGATCAGCTGGCTCACGCTGGCGCCCGGCGACTCCATCGGCTACCACAAGCACACCACCAACGAGGACACCTACATCATCGTGTCCGGCCGCGGCAGCTTCAAGGACAAGGACGGTGCGGAGGTTCCGGTGAAGGCCGGCGACGTGACCATCGTGCGCAAGGGCGAGGCCCATGGCCTGACCAACACCGGCACCGAGCCGCTGGTGTTCGTGGACGTGATCGCCGAGCAGTAG
- a CDS encoding VOC family protein has protein sequence MTNTTLPVPSIFHFAFNVTDLDAARAFYGGVLGCREGRSTDTWVDFDFFGHQISMHLGEPFATAATGKVGSKMVPMPHFGIILLLPEWKALSERLQQAGTDFVLAPQVRFEGEPGEQWTMFFRDPFGNPIEVKGFKTVEAIYAA, from the coding sequence ATGACTAACACCACCTTGCCCGTGCCCTCGATCTTCCACTTCGCCTTCAACGTGACCGACCTGGACGCGGCCCGCGCCTTCTACGGCGGCGTGCTGGGCTGCCGGGAGGGGCGCAGCACCGACACCTGGGTGGACTTCGATTTCTTCGGCCACCAGATCTCGATGCATCTGGGCGAGCCCTTCGCCACGGCCGCCACCGGCAAGGTCGGCAGCAAGATGGTGCCCATGCCGCACTTCGGCATCATCCTGCTGCTGCCGGAATGGAAGGCGCTGTCCGAGCGGCTGCAGCAGGCCGGCACGGACTTCGTGCTGGCACCGCAGGTGCGCTTCGAGGGCGAGCCCGGCGAGCAGTGGACGATGTTCTTCCGCGATCCCTTCGGCAACCCGATCGAGGTGAAGGGCTTCAAGACGGTCGAGGCGATCTACGCGGCCTGA
- the dnaG gene encoding DNA primase: protein MAIPQSFIQELLSRVDVVDIVGRYVQLKKGGANFMGLCPFHGEKSPSFSVSPSKQFYHCFGCGKNGNAIGFLMDHAGMGFIEAVTDLAQQVGLQVPDDNISPQERERANAQRQKQATLTDVLEKAGESWRKHLREAPRAIEYLKGRGLSGAIAKRYGLGYAPEGWRGLASVFPQYDDPLLEESGLVIVNDEDGGKRYDRFRDRIMFPIRNVKGECIGYGGRVLGDEKPKYLNSPETPVFHKGRELYGLFEARTAVREHGFALVTEGYMDVVALAQLGFPNAVATLGTACTADHVHKLFRFTDTVVFSFDGDGAGRRAARKALDGALPYATDTRSVKFLFLPAEHDPDSFIRAHGTDAFARHVTEAMPLSRFLIEAAREDCDLTTAEGRARMLSNARPLWTTLPDGALRRQLLTELASLGQLDAKDLAELWNAASAQDAARQPGGRSAPAAAAPRPALAEPDPYADEPPWGMSAHESTWLPPGDALPAGGGGGFERRNFSKGKGDWKSDWKGKGKWRKDERPPQPPLPRTPAASRTDHAARLLLSHMEFLEDLTHEDHATLCAQPTPHGPLFTWLEGQFHEHGPQAWAVLREALRDHECEALAERVMTGSHAQTEGDEAELRWELRGLLNRMLVESINQQQKILVLAASQDPAALVRYKELEVRRKALLDNGQKLES, encoded by the coding sequence GTGGCCATCCCCCAGTCGTTCATCCAGGAGTTGCTTTCGCGCGTCGACGTGGTCGACATCGTCGGCCGCTACGTGCAGCTCAAGAAGGGGGGCGCCAATTTCATGGGGCTGTGCCCCTTCCACGGGGAGAAGTCGCCCTCGTTCAGCGTCAGCCCCTCCAAGCAGTTCTATCACTGCTTCGGCTGCGGCAAGAACGGCAACGCCATCGGTTTCCTGATGGACCACGCCGGCATGGGCTTCATCGAGGCCGTGACCGACCTGGCCCAGCAGGTCGGCCTGCAGGTGCCCGACGACAACATCTCCCCCCAGGAACGCGAACGCGCCAACGCCCAGCGGCAGAAGCAGGCCACCCTGACCGACGTGCTGGAGAAGGCCGGGGAGTCCTGGCGCAAGCACCTGCGGGAGGCGCCCCGCGCCATCGAATACCTCAAGGGCCGGGGCCTCTCCGGTGCCATCGCCAAGCGCTACGGCCTGGGCTACGCCCCCGAAGGCTGGCGCGGCCTGGCGAGCGTGTTTCCGCAGTACGACGACCCGCTGCTGGAGGAAAGCGGCCTGGTGATCGTGAACGACGAGGACGGCGGCAAGCGCTACGACCGCTTCCGCGACCGCATCATGTTCCCCATCCGCAACGTCAAGGGCGAATGCATCGGCTACGGCGGGCGCGTGCTGGGGGACGAGAAACCCAAGTACCTCAACTCGCCGGAAACCCCGGTCTTTCACAAGGGCCGCGAACTCTACGGCCTGTTCGAGGCGCGCACCGCCGTGCGCGAGCACGGCTTCGCCCTCGTCACCGAGGGCTACATGGACGTCGTCGCCCTGGCCCAGCTCGGTTTTCCCAATGCCGTGGCCACGCTGGGCACGGCCTGCACGGCCGACCATGTGCACAAGCTGTTCCGCTTTACCGATACCGTGGTCTTCAGCTTCGACGGCGACGGCGCCGGCCGGCGCGCCGCACGCAAGGCGCTGGACGGCGCCCTGCCCTACGCCACCGACACGCGCAGCGTGAAGTTTCTCTTTCTGCCGGCCGAGCACGACCCCGACAGCTTCATCCGCGCCCACGGCACCGATGCCTTCGCGCGCCACGTGACCGAAGCCATGCCGCTGAGCCGCTTCCTCATCGAGGCCGCCCGGGAGGACTGCGACCTCACCACCGCCGAAGGCCGCGCCCGCATGCTCAGCAACGCCCGCCCGCTGTGGACGACCCTGCCCGACGGCGCGCTGCGCCGGCAGCTGCTGACCGAATTGGCCAGCCTGGGCCAGCTCGATGCCAAGGACCTGGCCGAGCTGTGGAATGCCGCCAGCGCCCAGGACGCGGCCCGCCAGCCCGGGGGCCGAAGCGCCCCGGCCGCCGCTGCGCCCCGGCCCGCCCTGGCCGAGCCCGACCCGTACGCCGACGAGCCGCCCTGGGGCATGTCCGCACACGAATCCACCTGGCTGCCACCCGGGGACGCCCTGCCTGCGGGCGGCGGTGGCGGCTTCGAGCGGCGCAATTTCAGCAAGGGCAAGGGCGACTGGAAAAGCGACTGGAAGGGCAAGGGCAAGTGGCGCAAGGACGAGCGCCCCCCGCAGCCGCCGCTGCCCCGAACCCCTGCCGCCAGCCGTACCGACCATGCGGCCCGACTGCTGCTGTCGCACATGGAATTCCTGGAAGACCTCACCCACGAGGACCACGCCACGCTGTGCGCCCAGCCGACGCCGCACGGCCCGCTCTTCACCTGGCTCGAAGGGCAGTTCCACGAGCACGGCCCCCAGGCCTGGGCCGTACTGCGCGAGGCGCTGCGCGACCATGAATGCGAGGCCCTGGCCGAGCGGGTCATGACCGGCTCCCACGCCCAGACCGAAGGCGACGAGGCCGAACTGCGCTGGGAACTGCGGGGCCTGCTCAACCGCATGCTGGTGGAAAGCATCAACCAGCAGCAAAAAATCCTGGTGCTGGCCGCCAGCCAGGACCCGGCGGCCCTGGTGCGCTACAAGGAATTGGAAGTGCGGCGCAAGGCATTGCTTGACAACGGCCAGAAACTTGAGTCTTGA
- the rpoD gene encoding RNA polymerase sigma factor RpoD, translating into MPAQKSAKSPKSAPGTAAKAAPPTAAKAPAKAAPAKAAAAAKAPAAKKVQNVSLKSQAELKKAADELLKKKPARAKAEPAAEEETPKKRPGRPAKAAGDATAAAKTPAKRGRKPKAAAASDDGADDTDLSDIESDLEGEVEAEAETPAAAAAPAEKVKPLRMKISKAKERALMKEFGLDETVLSEEDMAKRRSQLKKLITLGKTRGYLTQVEISDHLPDKLVDAETMEVVVTMLNDMGVAVYEQTPDAETLFQNNVTPTATTVEEAEEEAEAALSTVDSEFGRTTDPVRMYMREMGTVELLTREGEIEIAKRIEGGLMAMMEAISASPATIAEILAMGEEIREGKVVISTIVDGFSNPNEADDYVAEEDFDEFDEEDDDDGKGGSKALTKKLEELKNEALRRFDNLRGLFEKMHKIYDKEGYGTPAYMKAQQALSAELMTIRFTAKTIEKLCDMVRGQVDDVRKKERELRRIIVDKCGMPQEVFIKEFPPNLLNLKWVEKQAASGKPWSTVLQRNIPPVQELQQRLMDLQSRVVVPLTELKDINKRMNEGESTSRDAKKEMIEANLRLVISIAKKYTNRGLQFLDLIQEGNIGLMKAVDKFEYRRGYKFSTYATWWIRQAITRSIADQARTIRIPVHMIETINKMNRISRQHLQEFGFEPDASILAAKMEIPEDKIRKIMKIAKEPISMETPIGDDDDSHLGDFIEDSANTAPIDAAMQAGLRDVVKDILDGLTPREAKVLRMRFGIEMSTDHTLEEVGKQFDVTRERIRQIEAKALRKLKHPSRSDKLRSFIDSL; encoded by the coding sequence ATGCCCGCTCAAAAGTCCGCGAAGTCGCCCAAGTCCGCCCCAGGCACTGCTGCGAAGGCCGCTCCCCCCACCGCCGCCAAAGCCCCCGCCAAGGCCGCTCCTGCGAAGGCTGCAGCCGCTGCCAAGGCTCCAGCCGCCAAGAAAGTCCAGAACGTGTCGTTGAAAAGCCAAGCCGAGCTGAAAAAAGCTGCCGATGAATTGCTGAAGAAGAAGCCCGCCCGCGCCAAGGCGGAGCCTGCTGCCGAAGAAGAGACCCCCAAGAAGCGCCCCGGCCGTCCGGCCAAGGCCGCAGGCGACGCCACCGCCGCCGCCAAGACGCCCGCCAAGCGCGGCCGCAAGCCCAAGGCCGCTGCGGCCAGCGACGACGGCGCGGACGACACCGACCTGTCCGACATCGAGTCGGATCTGGAAGGCGAGGTCGAAGCCGAAGCCGAGACCCCTGCCGCCGCTGCCGCCCCGGCAGAGAAGGTCAAGCCGCTGCGCATGAAGATCAGCAAGGCCAAGGAACGGGCCTTGATGAAGGAATTCGGCCTGGACGAAACCGTCCTGTCCGAAGAAGACATGGCCAAGCGCCGCTCGCAGCTCAAGAAGCTGATCACGCTGGGCAAGACGCGCGGCTACCTGACGCAGGTCGAAATCTCCGACCACTTGCCCGACAAGCTGGTCGATGCCGAGACCATGGAAGTCGTGGTCACCATGCTCAACGACATGGGCGTGGCCGTGTACGAGCAGACGCCGGATGCCGAAACGCTGTTCCAGAACAACGTGACGCCCACGGCCACTACCGTGGAAGAAGCCGAGGAAGAAGCCGAAGCCGCCCTGTCCACCGTGGACAGCGAATTCGGCCGCACGACCGACCCGGTCCGCATGTACATGCGCGAAATGGGCACGGTCGAACTGCTGACCCGCGAAGGCGAAATCGAGATCGCCAAGCGCATCGAAGGCGGCCTGATGGCCATGATGGAGGCGATCTCCGCATCGCCCGCCACCATCGCCGAGATCCTGGCCATGGGCGAGGAGATCCGTGAGGGCAAGGTCGTCATCTCCACCATCGTGGACGGCTTCTCCAACCCCAACGAGGCCGACGACTACGTGGCCGAAGAAGACTTCGACGAATTCGACGAAGAGGACGACGACGACGGCAAGGGCGGCTCCAAGGCCCTGACCAAGAAGCTGGAAGAGCTGAAGAACGAAGCGCTGCGCCGGTTCGACAACCTGCGCGGGCTCTTCGAGAAGATGCACAAGATCTACGACAAGGAAGGCTACGGCACTCCGGCGTACATGAAGGCGCAGCAGGCCCTCTCGGCCGAGCTGATGACCATCCGCTTCACCGCCAAGACCATCGAGAAGCTGTGCGACATGGTGCGCGGCCAGGTGGACGACGTGCGCAAGAAGGAGCGCGAGCTGCGCCGCATCATCGTGGACAAGTGCGGCATGCCGCAGGAAGTGTTCATCAAGGAGTTCCCGCCCAACCTGCTGAACCTCAAGTGGGTCGAGAAGCAGGCCGCTTCCGGCAAGCCCTGGAGCACCGTCCTGCAGCGCAACATCCCGCCCGTGCAGGAGCTGCAGCAGCGCCTGATGGATCTGCAGTCCCGCGTGGTGGTGCCGCTCACGGAACTCAAGGACATCAACAAGCGCATGAACGAGGGCGAATCGACCTCGCGCGATGCCAAGAAGGAAATGATCGAGGCCAACCTGCGCCTCGTGATCTCCATCGCCAAGAAGTACACGAACCGCGGCCTGCAGTTCCTCGACCTGATCCAGGAAGGCAACATCGGCCTGATGAAGGCCGTGGACAAGTTCGAATACCGCCGCGGCTACAAGTTCTCCACGTACGCCACGTGGTGGATCCGCCAGGCCATCACGCGCTCGATCGCCGACCAAGCCCGCACCATCCGGATCCCGGTGCACATGATCGAGACGATCAACAAGATGAACCGCATCAGCCGCCAGCACTTGCAGGAGTTCGGCTTCGAACCCGATGCATCCATCCTGGCGGCCAAAATGGAGATTCCGGAAGACAAGATCCGCAAGATCATGAAGATCGCCAAGGAGCCGATCTCCATGGAAACGCCGATCGGCGACGACGACGACAGCCACCTGGGCGATTTCATCGAAGACAGCGCCAACACCGCGCCCATCGATGCCGCCATGCAGGCCGGCCTGCGCGACGTGGTGAAGGACATCCTGGACGGCCTGACGCCGCGTGAAGCCAAGGTGCTGCGCATGCGTTTCGGTATCGAGATGTCGACCGACCACACTCTGGAAGAAGTGGGCAAGCAGTTCGACGTGACCCGCGAACGCATCCGCCAGATCGAAGCCAAGGCGCTGCGCAAGCTCAAGCACCCCAGCCGCTCCGACAAGCTGCGCAGCTTCATCGACTCGCTGTAA
- a CDS encoding methyl-accepting chemotaxis protein — MSTKGFGNLRIGYRIGLAFAATIVLLIVVAVLSVTSLDRVNDALHSVTKDYYVKVRLLDDIADEVDLQARLVRNLLIFEAPEVRAREVKGIETSYATVTTLYARLTEMVRQETGKKLLAEVQTRRTQYSKDIDTFLALVRSEQIAEAKVHLENALRNSQLSYMASMKALADYQQSMTDKASEYANQQVRSGTLIVLAIAVAAVLVSVVLGWLITRSITRPIGRAVEVAETVAAGDLTSRIEVSSRDEVGQLLAALQRMNASLVDIVGNVRTASDSIATGSVQIANGNADLSQRTEEQASNLEETAASMEELTSTVQQNADAARRAQQLAATATRVATDGGSVVGDVVSTMNDIKTSSGRMAEIIGVIDGIAFQTNILALNAAVEAARAGEQGRGFAVVAGEVRSLAGRSAEAAKEIKALIEASVARVNTGGDLVEQAGRTMNDVVSQVTQVSSLISEISAASAEQSSGINQVGNAVQQLDQVTQQNAALVEESAAAADSLKFQAEALSRVVAQFRLPSDGIATAASPTAIRGSATASPLLVGATAY; from the coding sequence ATGAGTACCAAGGGCTTCGGCAATCTGCGGATCGGCTACCGCATCGGGCTGGCGTTCGCCGCCACCATCGTGCTGCTGATCGTCGTGGCGGTGCTGTCCGTCACGTCGCTGGACCGCGTGAACGATGCGCTGCACTCCGTCACCAAGGACTACTACGTCAAGGTGCGTCTGCTGGACGACATCGCCGATGAGGTGGACCTGCAGGCCCGCCTGGTCCGCAACCTGTTGATCTTCGAGGCCCCCGAGGTCCGCGCGCGCGAGGTCAAGGGCATCGAGACCAGCTACGCCACCGTGACCACGCTGTACGCGCGCCTCACCGAAATGGTGAGGCAGGAAACCGGCAAGAAGCTGCTGGCGGAGGTGCAGACCCGGCGCACCCAGTACTCCAAGGACATCGACACCTTCCTGGCCCTGGTGCGCAGCGAGCAGATCGCCGAGGCCAAGGTGCACCTGGAGAACGCGCTGCGCAACAGCCAGCTCAGCTACATGGCATCGATGAAGGCCCTGGCGGACTACCAGCAATCCATGACGGACAAGGCTAGCGAATACGCCAACCAGCAGGTGCGCTCGGGCACGCTGATCGTGCTGGCCATTGCGGTGGCCGCCGTGCTGGTGTCGGTGGTGCTGGGCTGGCTCATCACCCGTTCCATCACCCGGCCCATCGGCCGCGCTGTCGAAGTGGCAGAGACCGTGGCCGCGGGCGACCTCACCTCCCGCATCGAGGTCAGCAGCCGGGACGAAGTGGGCCAGCTCCTGGCCGCGCTGCAGCGCATGAACGCCAGCCTGGTGGACATCGTGGGCAACGTGCGTACCGCGTCCGACTCGATCGCCACCGGCTCGGTGCAGATCGCCAACGGCAACGCAGACCTGAGCCAGCGCACCGAGGAACAGGCCAGCAACCTGGAGGAAACCGCCGCCTCGATGGAAGAGCTGACCTCTACCGTGCAACAGAACGCCGACGCCGCGCGCCGGGCGCAGCAGCTCGCCGCCACCGCCACGCGCGTGGCCACCGACGGCGGCTCCGTGGTGGGCGACGTGGTCTCGACCATGAACGACATCAAGACCAGCTCCGGCCGCATGGCAGAAATCATCGGCGTGATCGACGGCATCGCCTTCCAGACCAACATCCTGGCGCTGAACGCGGCGGTGGAAGCAGCGCGTGCGGGCGAACAGGGCCGCGGCTTTGCCGTGGTGGCGGGCGAAGTGCGCAGCCTGGCCGGCCGCAGCGCCGAGGCCGCCAAGGAAATCAAGGCCCTCATCGAGGCCAGCGTGGCCCGCGTGAACACCGGCGGCGACCTGGTCGAACAGGCCGGCCGCACCATGAACGATGTGGTGTCGCAGGTCACGCAGGTGTCGTCGCTGATCTCCGAGATCAGCGCCGCCAGCGCCGAGCAGTCCAGCGGCATCAACCAGGTGGGCAACGCCGTGCAGCAGCTCGACCAGGTGACCCAGCAGAATGCGGCCCTGGTGGAGGAAAGCGCCGCCGCGGCCGACAGCCTGAAGTTCCAGGCGGAAGCGCTGTCGCGCGTCGTGGCACAGTTCCGGCTACCGTCGGACGGCATCGCCACCGCCGCCTCGCCCACAGCCATTCGGGGCTCAGCCACTGCTTCGCCCTTGCTGGTGGGCGCCACGGCCTACTGA
- a CDS encoding LysR family transcriptional regulator → MDLRTLRLFVEIARLGSFAEAAKTVFTTQSTVSKAIKNLEGELGVRLVERSGRSKGLTQAGELLYQRALNMLDEMSHLEIELAQIQGLQRGSLRIGFPKMGTSAFYAGLFAKFRQRYPDIDVHISVEPLQRLEDQLRDGDVDLAALLAPESTDFDWQHVRTESLMALVPQPFLSTPRTHITLEELARWPFILFEDGCTLNEAIVQACARQGVQVHMDLVSTGQIDFITELVASRLGVSLLPRALTQWRQHPEVRYLEVPELQGLWQFTLAWRRGAHLSYPARAWLALAQEHFKQAPTLPATA, encoded by the coding sequence ATGGACCTCAGAACGCTTCGTTTATTCGTGGAGATCGCAAGGCTGGGAAGCTTTGCGGAAGCCGCCAAGACGGTGTTCACCACCCAGTCGACCGTCAGCAAGGCCATCAAGAATCTGGAGGGCGAGCTGGGCGTGCGGCTGGTGGAACGCTCCGGCCGCAGCAAGGGGCTGACGCAGGCGGGCGAGCTGCTGTACCAGCGCGCGCTCAACATGCTCGACGAGATGAGCCATCTGGAGATCGAGCTTGCCCAGATCCAGGGCCTGCAGCGCGGCAGCCTGCGCATCGGGTTTCCCAAGATGGGCACCAGCGCGTTCTACGCCGGGCTGTTCGCCAAGTTCCGCCAGCGCTACCCCGACATCGACGTGCACATCTCCGTGGAGCCGCTGCAGCGGCTGGAAGACCAGTTGCGCGATGGCGATGTCGATCTGGCCGCCCTGCTGGCCCCCGAATCCACCGACTTCGACTGGCAGCACGTTCGCACCGAATCGCTGATGGCCCTGGTGCCGCAGCCCTTCCTGTCCACGCCGCGCACGCACATCACGCTGGAAGAACTGGCGCGCTGGCCCTTCATCCTGTTCGAGGATGGCTGCACGCTGAACGAGGCCATCGTGCAGGCCTGCGCCCGCCAGGGCGTGCAGGTGCACATGGATCTGGTCAGCACCGGCCAGATCGATTTCATCACCGAGCTGGTGGCCTCGCGCCTGGGCGTGAGCCTGCTCCCGCGGGCACTGACCCAGTGGCGCCAGCATCCCGAAGTGCGCTACCTGGAGGTGCCGGAGCTGCAAGGGCTGTGGCAGTTCACCCTGGCATGGCGCCGCGGTGCCCACCTCTCCTACCCCGCCCGGGCGTGGCTGGCCCTGGCGCAAGAACACTTCAAGCAGGCTCCGACGCTACCGGCAACGGCCTGA